CGCGAGTTACTAATTTTATCTTTGTCTAAAAGCACTACCACTGCGTTCTTCATTTATCGCGTAATAAACAAGTGCTAGTAAACTGCCACCTCTAAAACAGTAGGTTTGTCGGTTTCAGCCTGCGAGTCTGATGGTCGACAATGTGGCTACATGTGGTCTTAATGATTAGAAAAGCTTTTTCAGTAATATTAGCATTGATTGCGAATGAATTGCGCGACGACAAATTGAGATGATTCGGATGCATGCGATGACGACAACTTGGTGCGTGGCACTGGAAAGTCGTGATAGCACTAAGTATGATAGAATATGTTTTGCAAGCAAAGCGAGCGGGAAAAGGTAGCTCATATAGTCGACACCGAAAAGTTTGGAAAGAATTTGTGGTGGTTTACGGGGTTTTGGTACGAATTAGCAGGTAGGTTGTAGGTTAGAAAAGGTTAGTTTAACATGATAAAtggaattattttaattttctttatttggtGAAGGCTTTTTTTGGTTGAATTTCTGCGTATTTCATAGTAGATACTTATTTTTATTGTTACACGGCATCATCATCAATCGACAGATTCGGAGAAAATCTCATTAAGAATTCCCTTATGTAAGAATTTGGTAGGATCCTTCATTTCTGATTTAATGAAACTTCTTTAAATAAACAATAGTCTATTCTTGCCTGCCGTTTTATTCTTGATGGAATGATCTTCTCTCTCAAAGTACTACGATGCTGGCGTCTGTCGAGTGTCAACTTACTATATCCGCAAAAAAGTCATAACATCAGTTATTTGGGCTCAAAAACTATGCTCAAGTTAAGCCGAGGACGAGTCCGTCAGCAAGCCAACAAGAACTGAGGTAGAATTCTCATTCTCCGAAACCTCGAATTCGAGAAAAGTCTCCATTACTCGTTTAACATTAGCTTCGAGTCTATTAAGATGAAGAAATTGCTCACAAGCATCATTGTAGTTACTGCCGCTAATGGAATGTGACACTCCCTTGCTGCGGTTTTACTGAAAGAACGAATGTGAAACGCCTCTTGCTTCATTTTTAGTTCATTCTTCATATGTATTTGTCGCTATATTGTCATATTAACTGTTGGTGTTTTGCGTATCTTTTTTCCATTGTTTTGTTGTCTATAAATTCCCCTATTCATGTATCGAATTTCTTCGCTCTTTTCAGGAAATGATAGCCCCTTGAAAGTCCAACCACTGCCCGACAATATCAACCATAGAATAGCAGCAATGCCTCCTACAGCACCGACAAGAGCAGCGACGAATTGCAACATTGGACAACAGAGTCCTGTAAGAACTCTATCAGGCAGAACCAACAGCCTCGGGAAGAACATAATGGAAGACATGCCGTGCGTGTCGACCAAGGGAGACGGCCCCAATGGGAGGAGAATCGAAGGCTTCCTTTTCAAATTCGAGAAGGTCGAAGACGTGAGGATAGTTTGCGTGTGTCACGGCAGCTTCCTCACCCCCGCCGAGTTCGTGAAGCATGCCGGAGGCGGAGACGTCGCGCACCCTCTAAAGCACATTGTGGTCAACCCTTCTCCATCGAGCTTTTCATAATCCTCGATCCGAATCATGCATTGCATTGCGTGGTGATATTAACAGAGCAGCTTTTATTCTTGGCAGAGCAGATACATTAAACTCGGTCATTGTGCACCGACCAGACCTGCAGATACAAGATATCTGCTCTATCGATGGTGAAACATGCTCTCTTATTATCATCGTCCGCGTCAGTCCAAGGTATCTTCTTGAGTAGTTGGGCTTGTTTTCCTCTTTTGCCAGACAATTATGGAAAAGGAGGAAACAAACATGAAGAGCAATGGATAAAGGTTTGTTGCCAGACTTAAGGGATTAATTCTGGATGGTTGTTCCTCTCAGAAATTAAGTGTCCCATTGGTGTTTCTGGTTGGTGGAACATGGCCATCAAGATGATGATATTCTCAATTTTATGGTCATATGGTCTTTGCCAAGCTGATGTGGTATTGAACTTTAGATCCATAGGCGGTTAAGAAgttaaaagaaatagaaagtaTGGTTTGTAAAGGTTAAGAGATGCAAAAGAAAGGAAATTTCCTCTTTTCCTATGCTGAACCATATAAGAGCAGTACTAaagctgctttttttttaattattatttctcctttttttttttcatgccttttcttttctcatgtGGCTTTCTGTTTTTTCAGGGGAGTATAGATAATCGTCTTTCAATATTGACACTggatttatttggattttgattgtaaatAATTTGGTTgcagttctcaaattttaatacaGAAATTTTTTCCGGGGCATATTTTCTTAAAGATAACATGGGAAtcagtttatttaaaaaaacagCTTAATTTATCATGGTATTAGTCATTTATTATGAACAGCAAATATGTTTATCTCTTGCTAATTTCCAAACAGAGGGAATCTCTCGCTATATGATGATCAAAGTGCTATTATCAGAGTCCAGTTTTGTTATTAACGAAAATTAGCTGAATTCAATTACTATTACCTTAACATGGCAGGATCTATGAATATCTTTAAAAGGATCCTTTGGCTAGATTTAATGAATCAATTGTGCAGAGTACAATTGAGTTTTGCTAATAATTCCACCTTTGTTTTTTAaggttaataatatttataatatctctATCTTTTGGGTTGCAACAAACATGTCACTCCAGGGGAGCTGGATCAAGAGGTTTAGCTGGATATAATTTGaattaagaaaaaactttaaatatcactccggtagtttcacactttctcactttaatactctgtagtttaaagtgtataaatttagtgctatgtagttttctttttattttttattatcgatttcactaatttttttcattaaattagttacaaagttaaaactaaagggtactaaaatgaatattcggtaaatctatgtaggatatctgaaattttttttatataatttaacgagaTATTAATGGAGAAGCgaacgaaaagataaaataaaaccacagggcgctaatttgatacattttaaaccacgggaCACTAGAGTGcgaaagtgagaaactacatgGATGTTACCCTTGAATTAATATACAGTGGTGCGAACCAATGATCATTGGGTGATGACGTATGCTTGTTCTCCGAGTCCTTAATAAACATTTTGGTGGTGACTCGTGAAACAAAGGAcaaaattcttctttttctttgaaattaggGACAAATAGGTGGTGACAAAATTCATTGAAAAATTAGTAATCAGCTTGTCAACATCATCTTCATATTTCAGGTGGGGGGCAAAATTCTCCAAATTGCTAAGTCCCTGCTTATGTGCCTGGGATTAATATATGTAGACACTTCTAAAGCCTAATAAagggtgaaattttttttattgctccACAAAGCCTAGTTCAGATCTATgctagttaattcgcgaattattcgcgaatttttaaaaaaacgaattaaacggccGAATTCatatttttccgaaaaattcgaaaaaaaacgtgattttttgactaaaaataCTTGTTCGCGTATTATACGCGCAAGCCGAATTATTCGGCCAAAAAAAGGGGTCGCGCCCGCTCCCCCGCGCATGCGGGCCGGCTGGCCCAAAAgagtaaaatacaaaaaaaaaaaaaaaaaccctttccaAACACCTCGCCCAagacagaaaataaaaaaaaaactctttccgaattttttacttaattagcttaattttgtaactatttattcttatatttttaagaaatataaatatttatgctaatagtataaatcttgagagaaaaaaatttaatttaatagccgaattttttatcccgaatttttatttggtgaacgtataatatccgtataaatcacgtatccgaataattgatgaaccattttttagccgtattttttaacaaatttaaaaattaaaagacgaattttatccgatttatatccgtaccgaatttttgtcgAATCAGAATTACCTAACTATGGTTCAGATAGGTCTCTAGagataataaagaaaaagagaaatattatGTGTACACCTTATGAATAGGATGTAAATTTCACACTCACGTTTTTaagaattctttttttaaaatattagtcaAAATAAGAACATGGGTAATCACTGCTTCtatggataaaaaataataaaaaaaaatcattcagaCAGTTTCAGCGCATAATAAAGAGTGTGGTGATCATTCTACACTGATGGTAGAAGATATAATAGATAGAGAAGATCAAGAAATAATCATTAATAAAGCAGTTGTGATGTTGAAGTAGATTTGGACAATTATTGCATATCATAACACAGAACAAGTTTTGCTTGTACAAGAAAAATGCTATACAAAATTGAACTAATTTAATAAGATACATGAGGTGCTTCTTAACTGCTAATTTTAGTAGAATATACCTAATTGGAGAAATTGTGGGTTTGAACCTAGTCCACCACACAAGCTGTGGACTGatcatcacattttcatccatgTTTCCCCAACTGATGGGTATAAGTTTGAATAAGCAGTTAAGCAAAAAATACACTCAAACTGAAATGAAATTGAAGACACTACTACATACCATCTTTGTTTCCTTCACCAAACCGAGAAAATGAGCTTGTAACATCACTccaaatattaacaaaaattacCAGGAAAGAGAAAATTTCAACTTCACTAGAGTTCCTTCTAGCCTCCGCCGGTAGATGCCGACTCAGGAGTAGAATGTTCCAAAATTTAAGAATAAGTTAATTTATGATGGATGTTTAAGTGCAACAGAAAATGCAGCAGCACCTTACCTCTGAACTTGAACACTCCAAAAGAACTCCCACGGATCCAAAAGCAAAGATATTTCAGGATACAACATGAAAAGTCAAGTACAAGgatcaattttgaaatcaatcTAGTAATTTACATTTGCATTTCTGTTTTCTTTCCCTTTGCAGTTACATTGAACACCCAGGAATGgaagacggaaaaaaaaaagatctattATACAAAGTTGACATCTAAAGCACAAAGGCGAAGtctataaatttgaaaattgtacCATAGACCATAAGTTACAGCTAAATGTACCTTCCTAACTGTGAATTTTGTtaatcatgcattcattattGGCACAAAGACTACAAGTTACAACTTACTGTACCTCTCTAAGTAGTGAATCTGTTAATAGCAAAGCATTAATTTGCTGCTAGCAGGTAGGAGGTTGAAGTTGCTTTAGCCGCTGGACAACCTGCTTCATTGTGGGCCGGATAGTAAGCGAGTCAACTGTACACATGACAGCTAAATGCAAGGTCTCCACCAAATCGTCATGAGGCCCCACATCCCACAGACCCTCGATAAAGAACTCACGAGCTCGGCCTTGGCGAAGCAACATGCAAGCCCAAGCAACTATATTGAAACCATTCCCATACGGTGAGAACGATGGGTCCAAGGCTTTCTTGTCTGAGATCAACTCCATTAGTACCACCCCGTAGCTATAGACATCGGCCTTATCAGAAACACGACAAGTCATTGCATACTCAGGAGCAACATATCCAAAGGTTCCAGCCACACCAGTAGTTGCGTGGGTTTCAGAATTACCCAGAAGTCTTGCCAATCCGAAGTCAGAGAGATAAGCATTGAAATCATTGTCCAACAAAATGTTGCTTGGTTTAACATCTCTGTGAAGAATTCGAGGCACACAGCCGTCGTGAAGGTAAGCGAGTGCCCTAGCAATGTCTAATGCGATTTTATGAAGCATCCTCCAGTCTACTGCTCTCTTGTGCCTTTCCTGTATAAATCTCTCAAGATTTCCTCCAGGTAAGTAGTTATATATGAGAAACATCTCCGATTCGCTAAGATGATAACCAATTAGGGTGACAAGATTGGAATGGCGTAATCttgctagggttttgatctcagcATGGAACTGTTGAAGCCCTTGGAACCGTCCAACAGACAGTCTCTTTATAGCAACCAAAACACCTGGCGAAATCTCAGCCTTGTAAGTGGCTCCAAATCCTCCACTTCCAATGCAGTTGCTCGCATTGAAACTCCCTGTGGCCCGAACTACATTCTCAAAAGTTATTGGAACCCCTATATCAGTAAATACTGTGACCGCCCTTCTTCGATTAGACTGAACTGTAAATCGAGGTGCACACTTCCTTGTGTATATGAAAAGCAAAATGACGGCGAAGAGGACAGCAACTATTGCAGTCGCTGATGTTACTGAGGCTATCTCAATGGAACTTAACCCACTGTTTGAACTCTTATTCGGAGAGCTTTGAGGCATGGAATCACTGTAGTTTGGTGAATTGCTGCCATAAGACTGACGGTCCGATGGTGGTACAGATAGGGAAAATACATGACAGGACTGCAGTAGAGGGTTTCCAAGAACACTTTCGCATCTTATTGTGCTGGCATTTAAAGGAAGCGGCCCAGATAAAttattgaatgacacattaaaCATGGTAAGAGATGCCACGTGAGCAAAACCAGAAGGAATCTCTCCAGAAAGGCTGTTGTTGTCGAGAAGAAGTGTGGTGAGATTTTTCAAGTTCACAAGGCCACTAGGGATTTTTCCTGAAAGTAAGTTCGAGGAGAGATCCAAAATTTTCAGCGACTGCAAACTGTCTAAGCCAGCAGGAATGTTACCCTTGAGAAAGTTATTACCCAATAAAAGTTGCTGCAAACGCGCCAAATTCTCAATACTTGAAGGAATCTCACCGCTAAGACTGTTCCTGCTCAAGTCAAGACTGACAAGGTTATCCAATTGCCCAATGCTTTGAGGAATCATCCCAGTAAATCGATTACCAGCAACAGCAAAAACCAAAAGAGATTTGCACATGGCACCGATTTCTACCGGAATTTCATCAGAAATCAGGTTGTTGCTGAGATCAATGATGAAACCATTTAAGAAATTGCACATACTTAAAAGAGTATTGTTCAATGGACCAACAAGATTATTTCCATCAGCCAAAAAAGCATAAGCAGTTTGATTTCCAATTTTCTCAGCAGCCAGCGGTAAAGACGGCAGAGCTCCAGTAAAATTATTCTGGCCAAAGTTATGAAAAACCATAATATCATCACCGGCATACGATGATATTTCTGCACGAATTTTGCACACAAGGAAGGAAGAGTATGTGGAGGCAAGGTCATCGAATGGGAGCTTAGAGGAAGGGCAAGCCGTAGGGCTAAACCTCGGGATGGAGCCAGATAGATGATTTCCACTAACATCGAAAAAATCCATACAAGGAATAGGAAGCTCCTCGCTGATAGATCCGGTCAGTTTGTTCGAGCTCAAGTTCAAATATTTAAGATTCTTGCATTTCCCTAGGGCTTTTGGAATCCCTTCGGTAAAATGATTCTCGCCCAAGTTAACCATTTCCAAGCTCTTGCAAGCACCCCAATTGCTCGGAATTTTTCCCTCCAGGTTTGCCCTAGGGGCCCAGAGGACCCTAAGTTTCGGCAGAGCTGTAATCCCTGCGATCCCACCTTGGTAATAGTTAAAATCATCAACGTCCACATTGGTTGAACTATTGGAAATTGCAGGTGAATTGTAAGGGTTCGAAAGAACGAGAACCGACAACTCCTTGCACCCTCCGAGCTCGGGAGGTACAGGGCCACTTAGGCTGTTCCttgaaacatcaaaaatttgaagcttttccaGCTGTCCTAGACTGGAAGGGAGAACATCGTCCAATAGGTTGGAGAAGAGCAGTAGCGATCGAAGATTAGTGCAATTTCCCAAGCTAAGAGGAATGCTACCAACGAGAAGGTTCCCGGATAGGTCCAAGTACTCAAGTGTTGCGCAATTGGCTCCGAGATCGTCAGGGATCGACCCGCTGAGCCGATTGAAAGAGAGATAGAGCTGCTTAAGCATAGGGAGGGTGCCGAGAAACGCCGGGATGGAGCCGTTGAGCTGGTTGAAGGAGAGGTCTAGGGTTTCTAAACCTAGGGTTTTCGAGAGCGAGGCGGGGATCTCACCTTGGATAAGGTTGGAAGCCAAATTGAGGACCCGCAGGCGGCGGGGAAAGACGGAGGGAAGGGAGCCGGAGAGCCCGCCGTTCCCTTCAAGATCGAGCACTTCGAGGTTCTCCAGAGCCCAGATCTCGGCGGGGACCTCGCCGGAGAAGGCGTGGAAGGGGAGAGCGAGGACGCGAAGCTGCGGCAGCGATCCGAGGGCGGGGCTCAGCTTCCCGGCGAGTCTCCGGCCGGAATCGGGGCGGCTCCGGCGAGAGGGGAAGGGTCCGGGGCATGAGGCGAAGGAGCCGCCGCCCTCGGCGGAGATGCTGAGGGACACAACCCGGGAGCCGGCGTCGCACGCGACCCCAGGCCATGAGCAGTggtctccgccgcctcctccggcgGACCAGAGGCCGAGGAGTCCATCGGGGTCGGAGGAGACGGAGGCCTTGAACTGGAGTAGGGCAGATCGCTCGGCGGCGCGGGGGTCGTCGAGGGCCCGAgcaggaggaggacgacgaggagagGCGCAGCTAGGGTTCCGGCGAGGATCGCCCGGCAGCGGGTCATCGCCGGCGGGGCTCGCATTCGGGAtgcaaccctaaccctaaatcgAAAACCCTAgtccgatatatatatatatatatatagatatcactctttctctttctctctctctctagggggaggagagaggaggaggaggagaagggcaAGGGCGTAAATAGAGGAGGTATTGGGGGGGGTTTCGCGGGGAAGCGCGttttcgtcttcgtcttcgtcttcgtcgtccGCTGCGGTGAAGGGTGAAGCTCTGGTTTGGTATTTCTCTGCTTTCTtcacccctcctcctccctccttcCACTGCTGCTGCTTTTTTACTGTCCTTGTCCTTCCACTCGCCCACGCAAAATATCGACCAGCTTTTGTGACTCCGTCAATCTAGACTACTTGGTTGGTACCTGTATATGcgattaaattacaaaaaaatatatatataaatatttatttttttattttttaaaaatttatattttatttttttaatatcttaagTTGTTATATTTAGCCACTTTTGTTAGAATTCtattactattttatctatttttttataatttatattgaaattatttttcaaaatcacggaatagaagaaataagaacaatttggttatttttctcctttcattAATGTCGTACACtcttgaaataattttaaaatttgaagagaaaaaaatatagatttttaaaagtcacggagcgaaagtgaaaaaatagatatgtaaatttttttttgtaatttagtctatatatttatatataattaagttttttcaaaaaaaataaaaaaatatttaaatctaagaTTTAGAATATGAGAGAGttcaaatgtatatatatatatatatatagagtccggctactatattattatgagtacgatcgccttcgtactcataagttgttttcaatgatagagcttccgaatcgacgatccataccgttaaacgttatctagagcatttgaaacatctagaaatcaaatttcataatttttcgatatcatttaccttatgatcaaaagctcacaaaattgacaatttttaacggccggtatggaatacttattagtttaacggtgcaaaagaatccgaataggttgaatctttgatagaaaattctattcactacctagataaagatcaataactccgattttaaattgaaagatccgatcatccatttttaagacatcgttcgattttgactgttcattttatgcccgcttgatggactttattatgattccgaaaaattgcaaaatttattttctagaagttttaaatactctagattatatttaacgggatggatcgtcgattcagaatctccatcatcgaaaacaacttatgagtacgaagggctcaatactcataatagtatagtagccctactctatatatatatatatatatagtagggctgctgtgctgctctcaggagcacggaggcctccgtgctcctgagccgttttcgatgatggagtctccgaatcgacgatcggctccgttaaatttgatctagcttatttgaagtttctagaaaaaaaattttgcgatttttcgatatcatttacctagcaatcgaaaggatacaaaatcaataatttttaacggttgaaaataaaaattctataaaaagtggtgatatagcactaaaattttcgatcagagatattgatcttgttgtagatagtataaagaattttgtatcaaaatttcatctgatttgaatacttctacaccgttaaatttgaaaacggcagatatcaaccattaaaaattatgaaatttgaatcctttcgatcactaggtaaatgatatcaaaaaattgcaaaaattattttctagaaacttcaaatgcgctagatcaaatctaacgaagccgatcgtcgattcgaaaattccataatcgaaaatggctcaggagcgcggaggcctccgtgctcctgagagcacagcagccctgctctatatatatatatatatatatatatatatatatatatatatatatatattgggttgagtgggtggttgattaaatagtataatcgaacagatgaaaatgataaaagaggtaaatctaacagcagaaaatttgataataccaaatgcttcgtgctatcgatagtatcccagccggactatatatatatatatatatatatatatatatatatatatagagtagggctagaatacttgtaaaagtatcatgggggtgatacttgtgtgtttttagcccttggatggagagatgtgaggttgagatgatggtggtaggtggtggtaggtggtggtaggtggaatagtgtttaatccaaggactattaataatcaaaaagtagatccaatggcttaaaacctaatagcaccatgatagtgatacttgtaaaagtatcatagctcaactatatatatatatatatataattaggctgttatactatctatagtaccggagcttcggTACTATCGTCTTGTTTTCGATCGTAGAGTgctcaaattaacgatccacaacgttaaatatgatctaggatatatgaaattcttagaaataaaattttagtttttttcgatatcgtttacttagtaaataaattatgtcaaaatggacggtgaaaatttaataatctttaaaatttaagtataggacttttaaattcaagataaaaaatgttaaccttaatctagatagtttaaagtattttctatcaaaatttgaaaaaatttagattcttctacaccgttaaactccaaacttgctataatagccattgaaaattgacaattttgaaatagtttgatcataaattaaactatgtcgaaaaaatataaaattttatttctaaaaactttaaatatcctaaatcagttttaacggtatgAACATTTGATTTGAagaccctaagatcgaaaacgagactataatACCGGAacctcggtactatagatagtaatgaaaactatctctctctctcttgcgcgcgcgctcgctctctctctctctctctctctctctctctctctctctctctctctctctctctatatatatatatatatgcatttttattttgtggTTCTAAAAGGGAGTCAAAAAGGGCGTGGCCGGGTCACGCACACTGCTTTGGCTTGTGCTCCTCGCATTTCGAAATTCCGAAAAGGCCCCTCAAGCTTCGGCGACGAGCGTCCGTACGCGCCCATCGCCCTCCTAGGCTTGGTGGGCCCCGCACGTGTGGCGGAGCCCACGGCCGCGTGAGGTGGTGGGCCTTTGGGTGCTTTGTGGGCGATGTGTGCGTGAATTAggatcacttttttttttccccctcctttttttatttttaacggACAATAATAAAGCATTTTGAATGTATactatttgattttttaaaaaaaaacttaattttttaaatttatttgatttcagtCAGTCAacaatatttaaactttaacattttagctaatttttttactttatttataacTGCGAGAATTACTGTAAAAATATacaatccattcaaaatttaaaatcaaagtatcaTAAATTgactcaaaataaaataaattgattaaaatttaaaaaaattatatagttaatTTAAAATGATTCTAATTAGGTGGGGACCACAACGATTCAACGGGGCTTCGCGCGGTCAACGGGCCGGATTTGGGGGCCCGGCAAGTGGGATTCCGCGTGGcaatgaaaggaaaaaatattatatatg
Above is a genomic segment from Ananas comosus cultivar F153 linkage group 15, ASM154086v1, whole genome shotgun sequence containing:
- the LOC109721511 gene encoding LRR receptor-like serine/threonine-protein kinase RPK2 produces the protein MGAYGRSSPKLEGPFRNFEMRGAQAKAVPAGDDPLPGDPRRNPSCASPRRPPPARALDDPRAAERSALLQFKASVSSDPDGLLGLWSAGGGGGDHCSWPGVACDAGSRVVSLSISAEGGGSFASCPGPFPSRRSRPDSGRRLAGKLSPALGSLPQLRVLALPFHAFSGEVPAEIWALENLEVLDLEGNGGLSGSLPSVFPRRLRVLNLASNLIQGEIPASLSKTLGLETLDLSFNQLNGSIPAFLGTLPMLKQLYLSFNRLSGSIPDDLGANCATLEYLDLSGNLLVGSIPLSLGNCTNLRSLLLFSNLLDDVLPSSLGQLEKLQIFDVSRNSLSGPVPPELGGCKELSVLVLSNPYNSPAISNSSTNVDVDDFNYYQGGIAGITALPKLRVLWAPRANLEGKIPSNWGACKSLEMVNLGENHFTEGIPKALGKCKNLKYLNLSSNKLTGSISEELPIPCMDFFDVSGNHLSGSIPRFSPTACPSSKLPFDDLASTYSSFLVCKIRAEISSYAGDDIMVFHNFGQNNFTGALPSLPLAAEKIGNQTAYAFLADGNNLVGPLNNTLLSMCNFLNGFIIDLSNNLISDEIPVEIGAMCKSLLVFAVAGNRFTGMIPQSIGQLDNLVSLDLSRNSLSGEIPSSIENLARLQQLLLGNNFLKGNIPAGLDSLQSLKILDLSSNLLSGKIPSGLVNLKNLTTLLLDNNSLSGEIPSGFAHVASLTMFNVSFNNLSGPLPLNASTIRCESVLGNPLLQSCHVFSLSVPPSDRQSYGSNSPNYSDSMPQSSPNKSSNSGLSSIEIASVTSATAIVAVLFAVILLFIYTRKCAPRFTVQSNRRRAVTVFTDIGVPITFENVVRATGSFNASNCIGSGGFGATYKAEISPGVLVAIKRLSVGRFQGLQQFHAEIKTLARLRHSNLVTLIGYHLSESEMFLIYNYLPGGNLERFIQERHKRAVDWRMLHKIALDIARALAYLHDGCVPRILHRDVKPSNILLDNDFNAYLSDFGLARLLGNSETHATTGVAGTFGYVAPEYAMTCRVSDKADVYSYGVVLMELISDKKALDPSFSPYGNGFNIVAWACMLLRQGRAREFFIEGLWDVGPHDDLVETLHLAVMCTVDSLTIRPTMKQVVQRLKQLQPPTC